The sequence below is a genomic window from Desulfovibrionales bacterium.
GGCCTGTTACAACCTCGACGCATTCAGAAGTTTCGTCTTTGAAAGCACCTTCCTCAAAAGATTCAAAGTGCCCTCCAAGGTCATAAAAAAACTGAGGGCAGACGACGTCGAGCTGATGAAATTCGGCCTTAACTGGCTCAAGTTTTTTTTAGGTCACGAAAATACGTTCGTTTCCGCCCGATGACAAAGTTCCGAATGGTCTGGAAGTAAGCCTCGCCGCACCTGGTTATAATATCATTGTGGTCTGCGCCCGGCACCACGATGAGCTGCCTCTTCTTGGCGCCGGCGTAAGACATAAGCACCTCTATGTCGGTTAAAGGGATGAGGGCATCGCGTTGACCGTGGATAATAAGTGTGGGCTTTGTGACCTTGACTATGTTTTTGACGTTAATTAGGCCGTCTTCTTCTGATATCCCCAGATCGGAACCTGGAGCACCGATACGCCCCAGAAGGGCAACCGTACTGGCAAAGGCGCTGTCCAGGATAAGAGCGGCAATCTCATCGTTATAAGACGCTGCCAGTTCAATGGCGGATACGCTGCCCAGGGAACGTCCCATCAATACAAGCGGGCCGGTTCGGTTGCTTTCCTTTAGAAACCCTTTAATATCCTTATACACAGCATGGGCGTCACGGAGCATGGAGCCGGCCGTAGGTTCACCCGTGCTCTTTCCATATCCACGAAAATCAACGGCGATAAAACTAAAGCCGCAGCGATTGTATACAGGCCCAATGTCATCATAGTCGCTGGCTATCTCGCCATTGCCATGAAAAAAAAGGATATGGGGGGCATCGGGAACGGTGAGGTGCATACGCGCGCCGATCTGTACGCCTCCATCCACAGAGATGAAATGTTCTATGATACCTTCCGGCGCATGGTCTGAGTAATCCTTGCGGGGGTGAAATATGTACTGCAAAATCTCAGGCCGGTCCAGCCTGGAAAATTTTTCCTGTAAGGTGTCCATAATGTATATCTCCCAATATCTTATTTACTTTTAGTAGGTTGACAATAATGAATGTCATTAGTCAATAGTCATTTGTCACTGGTAAAAGGCGGCAATTTCCCGCACCTAACCAATGACCGATGACTAATGACCAGTGACGTTGCCTGTAGTTACTATACTCTAACGGTCATAAATGCAAATACTTTTTACCGCTGTAAACGTTCGAACGTTTGAACGTGTTTTAAGGTTAAGTCTGTCTCATCCCCTGCCGATAGTACATATATAACTGAGAATCCTCCCGTAGAGGAATCACCCATGCATAGCGTCTTAACCACCTGCCCTTTCTGTGCCTGCGGCTGCGGATTATATCTGCACGTAGAAAACGGGAGGATAGTGGGTGTCACTCCCAGTAAAAAACACCCCATCTCCCGCGGCAACCTGTGCGTGAAGGGATGGAACAGTATAGAGCACGTCCGGCATGCGGAGCGGCTGCGCGAACCATTGATCCGAAAAAACGGAAAACTGGTCAAGACCGGCTGGGACCAGGCCCTAAAGCGCATCTCCCATGAACTTCTCAGGCTTAAAAAAAATTATGGGGGCGAATCCATAGGCATACTCTCCTCGGCCAAATGCACCAATGAAGAAAATTATCTCTTAATGAAGCTCGGCCGCACCATTCTAAAAACCAACAACATCGACCATTGCGCCCGCCTCTGCCACTCTCCCAGCGTCCTGGGGTTGACCAATGCCTTTGGTTCCGGGGCCATGACCAACTCCATCTCTGAACTGGCCGGGGCCGAGGTCATCCTGGTCACCGGCTCTAACACCACTGAACAACACCCGCAGATTGCCCGCTTCATATTCGAGGCCCTGGACAAAGGCGCCAAACTGATCGTCATAGACCCCAGACGCATCGAACTCAGCAAATTCGCCCATATCTATCTAAGACCCCGCCTGGGTACAGACGTAATATGGCTGAACGGCATGATGAAAATCATCCTGGATGAAGGGCTGGTAGATGACTCTTTTATCAAGATGCGCACAGAGAATTTCTCAGAATTCAGGAAATTCCTCTCCCGTTTCGACCTAGGCCAGGTGGAGGCGATAAGCGGCATATCTCTGGAAGACCTGAGACAGGCCGCCAAGATGTATGCCGGCGCCAAAAGGGCCATTATTATATATTCCATGGGGATTACCCAGCATGTTTCCGGCACGGACAACGTGGAGTCCATCGCCAACCTGGCCATGATGACCGGCCACGTAGAACAGGAAATTACCGGTGTATTTCCCTTGCGCGGGCAAAACAACGTACAGGGGGCCTGTGATATGGGCGCCCTGCCCGGAATGCTGAGCGGCTACCAGAGGGTTGATGATCCGGCAGTTCTGGATAAATTTTCACAGGCCTGGAATACCGATCTGCCTACCGCCCCTGGTTTAAGCAGTGTGGATATGCTCCATGAGACAGGGAGAATAAAGGGGATGTTTATCATGGGAGAAAACTCCATGTTAAGTCATCCGGATATGAAAAACGTCAGGACTTCCTTAGAAAACCTGGATTTTCTGGCCGTGGCGGATATCTTCCTTACCGAAACCGCGGAAGTCGCAGACGTGGTCCTGCCCGCCGCCGCCTTTGCCGAGAAAGATGGCACGGTAACCAGTACGGAGCGGCGCATTCAGAGGATGCGAAAGGCCGTCCCGCCCGTCCACCTAGCTAAACCGGACTGGCAGATAATTATCGAGCTGGCCCGGCACATGGGATACCCCATGGACTACGAATCTCCGGCCGAGGTCATGGAGGAAATCGCCTTGCTCACCCCCATCTATGGGGGCGTTTATTATGATCGGCTGGAGACAGTCCAGGGGCTACAATGGCCATGTCCCGATCGCAACCATCCCGGAACGCCATATCTGCACAAAAAATCATTTGCGCGGGGTAAGGGGCTATTTTCCTGTATCGCTTACCGGCCGCCGGACGAATCACCTGATAAGGAATATCCCTTTGCCTTGACAACGGGACGCGTCTATGAGCACTGGCATACCGGCAGTATGACCAGAAGGATATCCATACTGAAACGAGAATGCCCGGAAGGGTTTATAGAAATAAGCCCCGCAGATGCGCGGGCATTGGGAATAATAAATGGAGAGCCGGTCAAGGTCATCTCGCCTCGCGGAGAGGTAGTTACCAGGGCCAGATTAGTCGAGGGCCTCCCCGGTAAAATGCTCTTTATGCCCTTCCACTTCCGGGAAGCCCCGGCCAATGTATTGACCAACAATGCCGTCGATCCCCAGGCCCGGATACCGGAGCTGAAGATATGCGCCGTGCGTCTGGAAAAGGTGAAATGATGACCGATAAACTCATCCTGTACAAAGAACACCTGAACAGCTTCCTGCGCAAGATAACCAAGGGATTTGAACTCATAGCGCCGGTCCGGAATACCTATGGGGATACGTTATTCGAGGTTATTTCATCTGTAGATGATGTCCGTATCGATCTGACCAATCGACCCATCCTCTCTCCCAAGCGTTTCTTCATGCCACAAGTGGAGACACTTTTTGCGTACCGTTATGATAAATCCGGTTATACATTCAAAGATGCGGCAGACAGTACGCCCCGGGTCATTTTCGGCCTTCGCTCCTGTGACACGCGGGGAATACTCTTTTACGACCTGATCTTTCAGGAAGGCCTGAAGGACAAATATTACCTGGACCGGCGCAAGGATACCATCCTTATCAACTTAGGCTGCAATCAGCCCGGAGAAAACTGCTTCTGCAAGAGCGCCCAGAGCGGCCCTTTTTTGACTTACGGCTATGATATCCAGTTAACAGATCTCGGGGATAGATTCTTTGTGGAGAACGGCCGGCCGCGGGGCCGGGAACTCCTGGCCGGATGGTCTTACTTTTTCCGTCCGGCTACGCAAACGGACATAGACGCGCAGTATGAGGTAGTCCTGGAATCGGAGGGTAAATTCCGGCACCGCCTCGATTTCGATGCCGCCATAGAAAAACTCATAAACCAGGAGGTTGCGCCGGCTATATGGGAAGAACTGGGCAGCCGCTGTCAGAACTGCGGAGGCTGTGCCTATGTCTGCCCCACCTGCTACTGCTTCAATATATTCGATAGCCCAGGTTCCGAGAAAGAAGGGGAACGCCTCAGAACCTGGGATGCCTGCACCTTTGCCGGCTTTAGCAGATTGGCCGGAGGATACAACCCGCGTCAGGATAAGGCCCAACGGATAAAAAGGCGCTTTTATCACAAGTTGTTCTATGACAAACAGAAGTATAACATCCCCAGTTGCGTGGGCTGCGGCCGCTGCGCGGACATCTGTTTTGGCCGTATAGACATGCTCAGCTTCATCCGCCTGATCTGTGAACAGAAAGAGAGGGCGCTTGCCCCCGCCCATCGGAGACTAGGGGAACTGCTCCTTGAGGCCGGGATCATCAGCCGGAAAGATTTGGATTTGGCAATAGAGAAACAGGCTGCGACCGGGAAGCCCCTGGGCGCTCAATTGGTTGAAATGGGTATGGTGGATAAGGAGGCGATTGCCAGGGCACTTGGCTGCCAACTGAAGATACCCGGCACAGCAGAAAATATAGAAGACTAAGAAGTTCGTAGGGCAACAGAGATGAGCAACAATATCTATCTCCCGCATATTGCCGTTATTAAGGATATAAAGGAAGAAACCGGCGATATAAGAACCTTTACCCTGGCGTTTAAGGACAGGGGATTGAAAAAGTCCTTTTCCTTCCGGCCCGGGCAGTTCATGATGGTCTCCGTCTTTCAGGCCGGTGAGGTCCCGATATCCATAAGCTCTTCCCCTACTCAACCGGGAAATTTGCAGTTAAGCATAAAAAAGGCCGGCTCTTTAACCGGGAAGATACATGGACACAAGGTTGGTGATGAGATTGGTCTGCGAGGGCCTTATGGCCGGAGTTTTCCCGTGGAAAGGCTGATCGGGAAGAATCTGTTGTTTGTGGCCGGAGGCATAGGGCTGGCTCCCTTGCGCAGTCTGATTAACTATGTACTGGATAAGAGAACGGAATTCGGCCGGGTTACTATCCTGCATGGAGCGAGAACCCCATCCGATATTCCCTTCAGGCATGAACTGTCCCGCTGGCCCAAAGAAAGGGACGTTAAAGTCCTGGTGACTGTGGATCGTCCGGATTCAAAATGGAGGGGGAGCGTAGGCCCGGTCACTACCTTATGGAACAAGGCCGACCTCTCCGGTCAGGACACCCTGGCTATTATCTGCGGCCCACCGGTGATGATCTCCTTTGTAGTTATGGATCTTCTCAAGATGGGATTTTCTGAAGATGATATTATCTCCACCCTGGAAAGACACATGAAATGCGGGGTGGGCAAGTGCGGGCATTGCAGCATTGGTCACCAACTGACCTGTGTGGACGGCCCGGTCTTTACCTACCGGGAGATGAAAGAGCTGCCGACAGATCTGTAGCTGAACCCCTTCTAATCAGAATATTTGTCATATTAAATTGTGTTCTCTATATCTTTATAAAAGCCGTCGATTTCTCTTTGTATCTCAATAGTCTTCCATATCGCAGTGACAATCCGGCAATAAGTCTGTATCTCATCAAGGGACAGTATCCGTTCCTTCCTATCCTTCAGCCATTTATCGCAGACCTGATAACCGCCGATTTGATAAGCCCATACATCAGGGGGAATGCCTTCAAAGTATTGTGCCTTGTTGATGAAAAGGAGACCAAATCCCCCCTCACCCCCCTTTACTAACGGGGGGATATTGTGAGAAGAATCCCTACTTCCCCTCTTTGGCGAAGAGGGGTTAAGGGGAGATTTTTCGAATAATTCATATCTCAACTTTTCTACCCTGTTGTCCCCTTTCCCCTGAAATCTTGCAATCGGCGAATCGAGGTCAGCGGATTTAAGCAGGTGCAAGTCAACAAGCCTGTTGCCGTATTCAGATATTTTCTTGAACAGCTTATAGTCCTTTGTAAACGGCACCCTTGGAAAGTCTATCTTCAGGAACGCTGCATACCTTGTCCTGTATGTCTCGGCATAAAGAACAGCATAGATGTAATAGAAGATTTCCTCAGGGGAAGGAGTTTTCTTATAGGCTTTTGATAATTCATTAATAACCTTGGCAGATAAGTTAGTCTTTTTCACTCCATAATCTGCCTTTGGTTCAAACAGCATCAACACGCCGCCAAAGGATCGCTTCACTGGTTTTTCTTTGTCATTGTAAAGATAAAGGGGGGCTTGTTGTATAATCCCCCTACTGCTCATAAAGGTTCTATTATCTACAATATGTTTGCTCACAAAAAAGTGGCTATAACTCTCTTCCAAGGAAACCTGTCTCATAAAACATAATGACACATTTTCCAGTAACATGTGTCCCAGCACTTCTTTCCGGGATCGCTCAATGACCGCTTCGTGGTAGAAAATCCATCGTTCATCGAATGGGCGATACAAGATCTTTGTAATAGTTTGATCCCAGTCAGTGTCCTTGGCAACACTCTCCCTTGCATCTCTCAGCTTCCAGTTAGTTTTATCTTTCAGCTTATAAGTCTGTTGTATTATTTCATCAGGTAATTTCTTATCCCTGAACTGCGACATTCTTCTACGCAGCCGATCCCGATCAAAATCAATAACGAATTCATCGCGTGACGTTACGATCCCTACGCTGCTCACCGGAAAGATATCGGTAATCTTCATGTACCTTTCATAAACAGACGACAACTTTTCATCGCGGGGGAAGAACAGATAGAATTCGGATTTAGGGGAAAGTTTCTTCCATTTGGTTGTTGTAATATCATGCTTATTAAGCCAATTGTATTTCTTTTCTCTGAGCCCCCATAGTTCGAAATGGAAAACTTTTGACCCGCCTTTTATCCCCCCCTTGCCAAGAGGGGTTTTCTTGATAAAGATAGCAATAGCAACTCCTTGTTGAATATCAAAGACATTCTCATCTCTTGACCCGTCAGGACTTTTTTCCTTCTTGAGGCTGTTGCCGTGCAGGTCAAGGATATACATCTCGTCGAAACTCCGCATCAGCGACTGACGCATCCCCCTGAAAGTCGGATTATCGAGATAGCTGTGGTTCGTAATAAACCCGAGTACCCCTTGGCCTGCCTGATCGATCTTCCACTGGGCAAAACGGATGAACTTAACATAATCGTCCTGAAGCCACTTGGGGTTCTTTTCATTAAGCGGTCTCCCATCGACTTGATAATAAGCCTTAATCTCGCTTGAAATCCATTCACCGATATTTGATGAATGTCCCGAATAAGGCGGGTTTCCCAGGATCACGAGTATTGGTTGTTCTTTCTTCACCAGACCGGCCAGATGAGACTCTTCAGATAATGAGGCCATCCCGGGCAGCTCTGTTTGGGCCACCTCTTCCATTTCGAGCGTATTGGTAAGATAAAGTTTCACTCGGTCATCCCTCTGCAACCTGTACCCTAATTCTTCCAAAAGGAAAGACATCTTCAAATGCCCGACGGCATAGGGGGCCATCATCAATTCAAAGGCATAGAGGTTTTTCAGGATATGTTCTTTTATGAAATTCTCCCTGCCTCCCTCTCCGTATTTGGAAACAAATTCATCAATTGCAAGTTTTGCCGCCTCTGCCAAAAAGGTAAGCGTTCCTGCTGCGGGGTCTAAGACAGTCACGTTCCTGTCTGCAAATCCGTCAGGTTTACTGAACTGCTCTTTAAGGATGTTGTGCAAAGAGCGAACTATGTAGAAAACCACAGGCTCAGGCGTGTAATACACCCCCCTCATCTCCCTTGTCTTCGGGTCATACGCGGCAAGGAAGGTTTCGTAGAAATGAACGATAGGGTCTTTCCCCTTACCCTCATGGAAGAATTGATGAAGTATTTTGGTGACATCCGTGAGGGAAAGGATTTCCGAAATATCATCAACAATCCATTCCATCTGCTGAGGGAGGGCGCCTAATGAAACAAACTGGAAAACGTCTCTCAATATTCCAATTGTTTGAGGTATGTTGTAATAGGCGAGTTTCCTATTGAAGCCATTTTCTGAACGAGTCCTGGCTGCAAATAGGCCGTAGGTGATAGTCTGTGCGTAAAGATCCGAGAATTCATCTTCCGTAAGGCCGCTGATAAGATAATCCTTAAAAGCCTTGTAAAATCCCCGGATAAATCCCTTGCCTGCACTCTGTTCTTCCCTCAGTTCCTGTGCTATAACCTCATCCTTTAAAAAGCGTGTCCTTTTGGCAAGTTCAACGGCAAGGTTCTTTGCGTCATATACTTTCGGCAATGAAAAGGAAAAAAACTTTTCCAGCAGTTGCAGGAATTCAGGTTCCTTTTCGAGAGGTGGGATAGTTTTTAGCTTATGAACTACGTATGGCCTTCCGATGAGGACCTTATCCGTCCTGACACCGTTACGGTAAAGCCTGAACTCAAAGAAATTGGTAAGAATAACATTCGGGAAAGTATGCAAGTATCTCTTTAGCTGCTCTGTTTCCTCTATCCTGTCAAGGTCTTCAATAGTAGGGTCTTTAGCCTCAATGTATCCCGTGATATGTTGCTTGCCGTCCCATACTCTGAAGTCCGGATTGCCCGCTTCCGTCTTTTTGGGAAGAATTGTTATATGAAAATTTTTCTTTCCAATTGAACCGCAATACTCATCAAGAAGAGATTTCAGGACCTGGTAATAGCTTTCTTCCCGTGCATCCCCCCGTGTGCCGGTATCGGCTATCTGTTTTAAATAGTCTTTAAGCATGACGCAACCTATCGATGATTTCCGGGCCAGCGCTCGTAGTCTCGTTGGTTCTCAGCATGGTTGTTTCGGAGCAATGCTTTTATGGATATGGAGGAATAGGAAGTAGCGTAAAATCATAGCCTGCATACCGATAATGCGTTAGAATACAAATAAAGGCAAGTGGAAAAAATTAGCTGAGGGCAGGGAGGTCAGGCCATGAACGACAAGAAACTATCTCCTAAGGTAGCCGTCATAGGCACAGGAATGGTGGGTTCATCATTTGCGTATGCCCTTACTATCAAGGGTACGGTACGGGAACTGGCCCTTATCAACAGGACGCCGGAAAGGGCTGAAGGAGAGGCCATGGACTTAAACCATGGCCTGTCTTTTTTATCGCCGATGAATATACAGTCCGGCGGTTATGAATTATGCCGGGATGCCCAGGTAGTGGTTATAACCGCCGGCGCCCCCCAAAAAACCGGGGAAACAAGGCTGGACCTGGCTAAAAGGAACGCCGCGGGTATAGAGGAAATCGTCCCAAAAATTCTGGAATTTAACCCCTCTCCCATACTTCTGATGGTCAGCAACCCTGTAGATATTTTGACCTATGCGGCCCTTAAGGTATCCGGGCTTCCTCCCGGCCAGGTAATAGGCTCAGGGACTGTTCTGGATAGTTCACGCTTTCGTTTCCTACTTTCTGGAAATTGCGCTATAGACCCGCGCAGTGTACACGCCTATATTATTGGTGAACATGGCGACAGTGAAGTAGCGGTCTGGAGCCGGGTAAACATAGCCGGCATCCCTCTGCACGAATATTGTTCCATCTGTGACCGCCAGTGCCCAAAGGCTACCAAAGACACCATATTCGAAAATGTTAAGAAGGCTGCTTATGATATCATAACCAAGAAGGGTGCCACTTATTATGCCATAGGCCTGGCCCTGACACGCATTGTCGAGTCCATCATCAGGGATGAGCATAGCATACTTACGGTCTCCAGCCTGGTCGAAGACTACTATGGCATCTCCAATGTCTGCCTTTCCCTCCCCAGTATAGTTGGCGCAAGTGGTATTGAAAGAGTAATCACCGCGTCTTTAAGCGATGGAGAAGTCCGCGCCTTGCAGAATTCAGTACGAATCCTGCGAGAGAGCCTTAAATCTCTGGGATGGTGAAACTAGAGCTATCCACAATCTTTATTCCGGGGCGACCAGTTGAAACCCGCAATTTTCGCAGTAGAAGAATCCATCCTGGGCCTTCTCTGCGTTATACGTATTCAGATGGCCACAGTTAGGACAAACGATGTACATGTCCTCTTCGAGTTCCTGAACCTCAAAGTTACCCTCAACATCAGCAGATACCCTTCCTTTCATAATCCCTCCAGTCTCTTATTCACCTCCTCCCAGTTAACAATGTCCCAGAAGGCATCGACAAATTTGGCCCTCTCGTTTTTGTAATCCAGGTAATACGCATGCTCCCAGACATCAATAACCATGAGTATTTTAAACATCGGATAAACGTTTATATTGTGCTTTTCCACCTGCATAATAATGGGCCTGTTGGTCTTACGGCAGAAGGTAAGCGCCGCCCACCCGGAGCCTTCTACGCTCACTGCCGTCTGGGTAATTTCCTTTTTGAACCTTTCAAAACCTCCGAACTCCTTCTCTAGTACCGCTCCTAAAGCGCCACCTGGCTTTCCACCGCCTTTGCCAGCAGGCGCTAAATTGCTCCAGAATAATGAGTGCAACAGATGTCCGCCTATGTGGAATGAGAGTTCCTTTAGGGTCGATTTCATATCCGGATCAGCGCCGTCTTTTCTGGCCTTATCCAGCTTCTCCAGTATGGCATTGGCGCCATTAACGTAGGCCAGATGGTGTTTGTCGTGGTGTATCCTTAGTTGTTCTTCTGATATGTGCGGTTCCAAGTCCCTATATCCGTAAGGCAGCTCCGGCAGGGTATATAATCTCGATGTTTCCATTGACATCCCTCCTTTATCTCTTATTTTGCCAGTTCTTCCTCCACTTCCTTTCTGCCCTCTTCCAGTTCCTCTACCTGCTCCTTATCTTCTTTTAACAGCAGGGCCTGAAACTCTCCCACGTGCGTCTTTTCCTCTCTGGCAACGTCTAAAAGTATTTTTTTAAGGTTTTTGTTCTGGGTCAGCGCCGCCATCTGCTCATACAGATTTATGGCATCTAATTCCGCTATTATCGCCGCCCGCAGTATCTCCTTGTCCAGATCCTTTGCCTTTACCTTATCCAGATTGATGGGTATCCTTGATAACATGGGTCTCACCTCCCTTCCCCAAAACCAGATACCTTGTGATCTCGGTTACGTGTTTGCCCTGAAAACGGGCGATGGCCAGTTCATTTTCAGTCGGATGGCGGCTCCCCTCCGGGCCGGCTATGGTGGAGGCCCCGTAAGGGCTGCCGCCGGAGACCTCATCGACAACCAGCAGTCCTTTTTCAGAGTAGGGCACGCCCACTATAATCATCCCGTGATGTAAGAGTGTGGTATGGAAGCTAAGGATGGTTGACTCCTGGCCCCCGTGCTGGGTGGCCGTGGAAGTAAATACACTCCCTGCCTTCCCAATCAAGGCCCCTCTCCTCCATAACCCGCCGGTCGCATCGAGAAAGGCCCGCATCTGGGCGCACATCATACCAAAGCGCGTGGGCGTACCAAAAATAACGGCATCTGCTTCGGCCAGATTCTCCATCGTGGCTACCGGCAGATGGGCAAACTGCCTCTTGGCCTCGACAGCGCCCATCTTGGCCAGAATCTCATCAGAAAGCGTCTCCGGAACCTGAAAGAGGTTGACCTGCGCGCCCGGCACTTCCCTGGCGCCTTCGGCAACTGCCTCTGCCAGACGGTACACATGGCCGTACATGCTCCAAAAGATAATATTAATTTTGACGTCTCCGCCTGCCATATTTGTCACCTCCTTTATTTACTATTCTCTAACTTCAACTTGTCCTTAGTCAAGGTAAATTGTAAGACCGTTCTCTGATCCAATCCGGAACTGTTACCGGCGGCTAAAAAGCAAGGTTATTAGGCGTTCTGGTTTAAGATTTTTAAAAATTAACCGATAATATTGGTCTAACAGGAGTTAATCCTATCAGCATCATGGAAAGGAGGGAAATTTCTGCGGATATTTACTAACTACCCAGACACGCTATATTTTAATCTTTGTATAGAAGGGAGATGATCCATGAAACTATCGTTTTCGAAGTTATCATTTTCAGGAAAAATTATCGGGCTGATTATAGCTGCCGTTATCGTCGTAAGCGTAGTAATCTTTGGTTCGACATATTATTTCGTATCCAGAGAGTTTAATCAACAAGCCCAGGGAAACATTATCACTCATGCAGATTCAGTTCAATCATCGCTCGATAATTTAAAAGAAAATATCAGTGGTGTGGCCTACTTGGTAGCCTCCAGGCCGGATGTGGCATCTGCCATCGAAAATAAGGATACGACCTTTCTCCAGCAGTTGGGCAAGGAAATCATGCAAAAAAACGGCCTGGGGTTTATTACTATAGCCGATAAGGACGGCAACGTGGTGGCCCGGGGTCACTCTGAAAAAGCAGGCGACAGCGTTCTCAAACAGATAAATGTCAAGAAGGCCCTGGCCGGAGAACCATCCGTGGGTATTGAAGAGGGGTCGGTGGTAAAATTTTCTCTCCGGGCTGGATATCCCGTTAAAGCAGGCGACCAACTAGTGGGTTCGGTTACCACAGGCGCGGATCTTTCTTCTGATAATTCTTTCGTGGATGAGATCAAGAAAAACTTTGGTGTGGAATGCACCATATTTCACAATGATACCCGTGTCTCGACCACGATTGAAAAGGAGGGCAAGAGGGCTATCGGAACCAAGATGGACAACTCCGAAGTTATCGAAACGGTCATTAATAAGGGACAGAGATTTCTCAAAAATAATAAGATCATGGGTAAGGAATATACCACGGCCTATTGGCCCATCGTCTCTGCCGATGGCAAGGTCAGCGGGATGCTTTTTATCGGTAAAGACCGGGAGTCTATTAATCGGGCCTACAGAAATATTATCTGGTCAATCCTGACCTCAGCTTTGATAGTAGGAGCGCTAATGGTTACATTGGGGTTCATCCTGGCTCGTTCCATAACCAACCCAATCAATAAGGTTGCCGACTCGCTGAACGAAAGCTCAAATCAGATTGCCCTCGCTTCCCGCGAAGTTTCTGTAGGAAGCCAGAACATGGCGGAGAGGGCATCCGAGCAAGCGGCATCTCTGGAACAAACCTCTGCCTCCCTCGAAGAGATAGATTCCATGACCAGACAAAATGCAGATAACGCCGGAAAGGCAAATAGCATGATGTCAGACACCTCGCTGGTGGTCGAACAGGCCAATACCTCCATGTCTCAATTGACCACCTCTATGCAGGCTATTTCAGAAGCAAGCAATGAAACGGCCAAGATCATTAAAACCATCGATGAGATTGCTTTTCAGACCAACTTATTGGCCTTGAATGCAGCAGTAGAGGCAGCGCGCGCCGGTGAGGCCGGGGCTGGTTTTGCTGTGGTGGCCGAAGAAGTCCGTAATCTG
It includes:
- a CDS encoding FAD/NAD(P)-binding protein — protein: MSNNIYLPHIAVIKDIKEETGDIRTFTLAFKDRGLKKSFSFRPGQFMMVSVFQAGEVPISISSSPTQPGNLQLSIKKAGSLTGKIHGHKVGDEIGLRGPYGRSFPVERLIGKNLLFVAGGIGLAPLRSLINYVLDKRTEFGRVTILHGARTPSDIPFRHELSRWPKERDVKVLVTVDRPDSKWRGSVGPVTTLWNKADLSGQDTLAIICGPPVMISFVVMDLLKMGFSEDDIISTLERHMKCGVGKCGHCSIGHQLTCVDGPVFTYREMKELPTDL
- the fdhF gene encoding formate dehydrogenase subunit alpha; amino-acid sequence: MHSVLTTCPFCACGCGLYLHVENGRIVGVTPSKKHPISRGNLCVKGWNSIEHVRHAERLREPLIRKNGKLVKTGWDQALKRISHELLRLKKNYGGESIGILSSAKCTNEENYLLMKLGRTILKTNNIDHCARLCHSPSVLGLTNAFGSGAMTNSISELAGAEVILVTGSNTTEQHPQIARFIFEALDKGAKLIVIDPRRIELSKFAHIYLRPRLGTDVIWLNGMMKIILDEGLVDDSFIKMRTENFSEFRKFLSRFDLGQVEAISGISLEDLRQAAKMYAGAKRAIIIYSMGITQHVSGTDNVESIANLAMMTGHVEQEITGVFPLRGQNNVQGACDMGALPGMLSGYQRVDDPAVLDKFSQAWNTDLPTAPGLSSVDMLHETGRIKGMFIMGENSMLSHPDMKNVRTSLENLDFLAVADIFLTETAEVADVVLPAAAFAEKDGTVTSTERRIQRMRKAVPPVHLAKPDWQIIIELARHMGYPMDYESPAEVMEEIALLTPIYGGVYYDRLETVQGLQWPCPDRNHPGTPYLHKKSFARGKGLFSCIAYRPPDESPDKEYPFALTTGRVYEHWHTGSMTRRISILKRECPEGFIEISPADARALGIINGEPVKVISPRGEVVTRARLVEGLPGKMLFMPFHFREAPANVLTNNAVDPQARIPELKICAVRLEKVK
- a CDS encoding alpha/beta fold hydrolase, coding for MDTLQEKFSRLDRPEILQYIFHPRKDYSDHAPEGIIEHFISVDGGVQIGARMHLTVPDAPHILFFHGNGEIASDYDDIGPVYNRCGFSFIAVDFRGYGKSTGEPTAGSMLRDAHAVYKDIKGFLKESNRTGPLVLMGRSLGSVSAIELAASYNDEIAALILDSAFASTVALLGRIGAPGSDLGISEEDGLINVKNIVKVTKPTLIIHGQRDALIPLTDIEVLMSYAGAKKRQLIVVPGADHNDIITRCGEAYFQTIRNFVIGRKRTYFRDLKKT
- a CDS encoding 4Fe-4S dicluster domain-containing protein, giving the protein MTDKLILYKEHLNSFLRKITKGFELIAPVRNTYGDTLFEVISSVDDVRIDLTNRPILSPKRFFMPQVETLFAYRYDKSGYTFKDAADSTPRVIFGLRSCDTRGILFYDLIFQEGLKDKYYLDRRKDTILINLGCNQPGENCFCKSAQSGPFLTYGYDIQLTDLGDRFFVENGRPRGRELLAGWSYFFRPATQTDIDAQYEVVLESEGKFRHRLDFDAAIEKLINQEVAPAIWEELGSRCQNCGGCAYVCPTCYCFNIFDSPGSEKEGERLRTWDACTFAGFSRLAGGYNPRQDKAQRIKRRFYHKLFYDKQKYNIPSCVGCGRCADICFGRIDMLSFIRLICEQKERALAPAHRRLGELLLEAGIISRKDLDLAIEKQAATGKPLGAQLVEMGMVDKEAIARALGCQLKIPGTAENIED